One window of Phalacrocorax carbo chromosome 1, bPhaCar2.1, whole genome shotgun sequence genomic DNA carries:
- the AKAP17A gene encoding A-kinase anchor protein 17A isoform X1: protein MAAATIVHDTSEAVELCAPCGLYLKPITKMTISVALPQLKQPGKSISNWEVMERLKGMVQTHQFSTLRISKSTMDFIRFEGEVENKSLVKSFLACLDGKTIKLSGFSDILKVRAAEYKIDFPTRHDWDSFFRDAKDMNETLPGERPDTIHLEGLPCKWFAAKDSGSEKPSEEVLIKVFKKFGEIRNVDIPMLDPYREEMTGRNFHTFSFGGHLNFEAYVQYREYAGFIKAMNALRGMKLMYKGDDGKAVACNIKVSFDSTKHLSDASIKKRQLERQKLQELEKQREEQKRKEKEAEEKQKEEERKQRELEEYERERKREEKLRKREQKQKDREVRRNKKQLEKLQAEEQKKLQEKIKLEERKLLLAQRNLQSIRLIAELLSRAKTVKLLEQEHNEEKIRLQQLEERRKLQEAELKRVEEEKERALGLQRKEKELREKLLNNLLSKKMDAVNQNKEETEASQSDMLKTPSGVPHTVSSSCITSTSGQAVAGKPAPSSQREVASPESVNTQCKYLNGNIHDKVHVKEGQKIHTTNSERCSEKRGSGVLSCVPANNQQQKTLSNYDQSTCRKDSRCEQGKRSPEPRRRKSRSCSSVNTDESKGKRERSRHRRDVSYQDEKRRKERRYYRHSSRSYSPRRSHSPRRRSVSPRRSRYRRTRSSERKRDRRERSHSRRSVSRRRRHRRRSLSKQRSTWSG, encoded by the exons atgGCTGCTGCAACAATAGTTCATGATACATCAGAAGCTGTAGAGCTCTGTGCTCCCTGTGGGTTATACCTTAAACCCATTACAAAAATGACCATCAGTGTGGCACTTCCTCAGCTGAAACAGCCAGGAAAATCCATTTCGAACTGGGAAGTGATGGAAAGATTGAAAGGGATGGTGCAAACTCATCAGTTTTCCACTCTGCGGATTTCTAAAAGCACGATGGATTTCATCCGGTTTGAAGGAGAAGTTGAAAACAAAAGTTTGGTTAAATCTTTTCTGGCCTGCCTCGATGGCAAAACAATAAAGCTGAGTGGCttctctgacattttaaaagtccGTGCTGCGGAATATAAGATTGACTTTCCTACCAGACATGACTGGGACTCATTTTTCCGTGATGCGAAAGATATGAATGAAACTTTGCCAGGGGAAAGGCCAGATACTATTCACTTGGAGGGCTTACCTTGTAAGTGGTTTGCAGCAAAGGACTCTGGCTCGGAAAAGCCAAGTGAAGAAGTCCTCATAAAAGTTTTCAAGAAATTTGGAGAAATACGTAATGTGGACATACCCATGCTGGACCCTTACAGAGAAGAAATGACGGGCAGAAATTTTCACACTTTCAGTTTTGGAGGCCATTTAAATTTTGAAGCTTATGTTCAATATCGAGAGTATGCAGGTTTCATTAAGGCCATGAACGCCCTGCGAGGGATGAAGCTCATGTATAAAGGTGATGATGGCAAAGCAGTGGCTTGCAATATAAAG GTTTCTTTTGACTCAACAAAACACCTCAGTGACGCATCAATTAAGAAGCGTCAGCTTGAAAGGCAAAAGCTTCAAGAGcttgaaaaacagagagaagaacaaaaacgtaaagagaaagaagctgaggaaaaacaaaaggaggaagaaag gaagCAGAGAGAGCTTGAAGaatatgagagagagagaaaaagagaggaaaagttgcgcaagagagaacagaaacagaaagatcGTGAAGTTCGACgaaataaaaagcaacttgAAAAGCTTCaagctgaagaacagaaaaaactgCAAGAGAAGATAAAGTTAGAAGAACGGAAGCTCCTGTTAGCTCAGAGGAATCTTCAGTCCATTAGACTAATTGCAGAACTGCTAAGCAGGGCAAAG ACGGTAAAGCTTTTGGAGCAAGAGCATAACGAAGAAAAGATTCGTCTTCAGCAGCTAGAGGAGAGACGAAAGCTCCAGGAGGCTGAGCTCAAACgtgtggaagaggaaaaagagagagcacTGGggttgcaaagaaaagaaaaggaactgaGGGAGAAACTACTGAACAATCTTCTGAGCAAGAAAATGGATGCAGTTaatcaaaacaaagaagaaactgaagcatcTCAGTCTGACATGCTGAAAACCCCTAGTGGCGTTCCACACACTGTGTCATCCAGCTGCATCACTTCTACCTCAGGACAGGCTGTTGCAGGCAAACCGGCTCCCAGCTCTCAAAGAGAAGTGGCATCCCCTGAGAGCGTAAACACTCAATGCAAGTACTTGAATGGCAACATTCATGACAAAGTTCATGTCAAAGAAGGTCAGAAAATTCATACCACAAACTCTGAGAGGTGTTCTGAGAAAAGAGGTTCAGGGGTACTTTCGTGTGTTCCTGCCAATAACCAGCAGCAGAAGACCCTCTCTAACTATGACCAGAGTACTTGCAGGAAGGACTCACGCTGTGAGCAGGGCAAACGTAGCCCAGAgccaaggagaagaaagagccGTTCATGTAGCAGCGTAAACACTGATGAGAGTAAGGGTAAACGAGAGAGGAGCAGACACAGAAGAGATGTGAGTTATCAGGATGAAAAGCgcaggaaagaaaggaggtATTATAGACACTCTAGCAGAAGTTACAGTCCTCGACGAAGCCATAGTCCTCGTCGAAGAAGTGTAAGCCCCAGACGTTCACGTTACAGAAGAACTCGCAGTAGTGAACGTAAACgagacagaagagaaagaagtcataGTCGCAGAAGCGTGAGCAGGAGACGAAGGCACCGGAGGAGATCACTGAGTAAGCAGAGGAGTACTTGGAGTGGGTAG
- the AKAP17A gene encoding A-kinase anchor protein 17A isoform X2 yields MTISVALPQLKQPGKSISNWEVMERLKGMVQTHQFSTLRISKSTMDFIRFEGEVENKSLVKSFLACLDGKTIKLSGFSDILKVRAAEYKIDFPTRHDWDSFFRDAKDMNETLPGERPDTIHLEGLPCKWFAAKDSGSEKPSEEVLIKVFKKFGEIRNVDIPMLDPYREEMTGRNFHTFSFGGHLNFEAYVQYREYAGFIKAMNALRGMKLMYKGDDGKAVACNIKVSFDSTKHLSDASIKKRQLERQKLQELEKQREEQKRKEKEAEEKQKEEERKQRELEEYERERKREEKLRKREQKQKDREVRRNKKQLEKLQAEEQKKLQEKIKLEERKLLLAQRNLQSIRLIAELLSRAKTVKLLEQEHNEEKIRLQQLEERRKLQEAELKRVEEEKERALGLQRKEKELREKLLNNLLSKKMDAVNQNKEETEASQSDMLKTPSGVPHTVSSSCITSTSGQAVAGKPAPSSQREVASPESVNTQCKYLNGNIHDKVHVKEGQKIHTTNSERCSEKRGSGVLSCVPANNQQQKTLSNYDQSTCRKDSRCEQGKRSPEPRRRKSRSCSSVNTDESKGKRERSRHRRDVSYQDEKRRKERRYYRHSSRSYSPRRSHSPRRRSVSPRRSRYRRTRSSERKRDRRERSHSRRSVSRRRRHRRRSLSKQRSTWSG; encoded by the exons ATGACCATCAGTGTGGCACTTCCTCAGCTGAAACAGCCAGGAAAATCCATTTCGAACTGGGAAGTGATGGAAAGATTGAAAGGGATGGTGCAAACTCATCAGTTTTCCACTCTGCGGATTTCTAAAAGCACGATGGATTTCATCCGGTTTGAAGGAGAAGTTGAAAACAAAAGTTTGGTTAAATCTTTTCTGGCCTGCCTCGATGGCAAAACAATAAAGCTGAGTGGCttctctgacattttaaaagtccGTGCTGCGGAATATAAGATTGACTTTCCTACCAGACATGACTGGGACTCATTTTTCCGTGATGCGAAAGATATGAATGAAACTTTGCCAGGGGAAAGGCCAGATACTATTCACTTGGAGGGCTTACCTTGTAAGTGGTTTGCAGCAAAGGACTCTGGCTCGGAAAAGCCAAGTGAAGAAGTCCTCATAAAAGTTTTCAAGAAATTTGGAGAAATACGTAATGTGGACATACCCATGCTGGACCCTTACAGAGAAGAAATGACGGGCAGAAATTTTCACACTTTCAGTTTTGGAGGCCATTTAAATTTTGAAGCTTATGTTCAATATCGAGAGTATGCAGGTTTCATTAAGGCCATGAACGCCCTGCGAGGGATGAAGCTCATGTATAAAGGTGATGATGGCAAAGCAGTGGCTTGCAATATAAAG GTTTCTTTTGACTCAACAAAACACCTCAGTGACGCATCAATTAAGAAGCGTCAGCTTGAAAGGCAAAAGCTTCAAGAGcttgaaaaacagagagaagaacaaaaacgtaaagagaaagaagctgaggaaaaacaaaaggaggaagaaag gaagCAGAGAGAGCTTGAAGaatatgagagagagagaaaaagagaggaaaagttgcgcaagagagaacagaaacagaaagatcGTGAAGTTCGACgaaataaaaagcaacttgAAAAGCTTCaagctgaagaacagaaaaaactgCAAGAGAAGATAAAGTTAGAAGAACGGAAGCTCCTGTTAGCTCAGAGGAATCTTCAGTCCATTAGACTAATTGCAGAACTGCTAAGCAGGGCAAAG ACGGTAAAGCTTTTGGAGCAAGAGCATAACGAAGAAAAGATTCGTCTTCAGCAGCTAGAGGAGAGACGAAAGCTCCAGGAGGCTGAGCTCAAACgtgtggaagaggaaaaagagagagcacTGGggttgcaaagaaaagaaaaggaactgaGGGAGAAACTACTGAACAATCTTCTGAGCAAGAAAATGGATGCAGTTaatcaaaacaaagaagaaactgaagcatcTCAGTCTGACATGCTGAAAACCCCTAGTGGCGTTCCACACACTGTGTCATCCAGCTGCATCACTTCTACCTCAGGACAGGCTGTTGCAGGCAAACCGGCTCCCAGCTCTCAAAGAGAAGTGGCATCCCCTGAGAGCGTAAACACTCAATGCAAGTACTTGAATGGCAACATTCATGACAAAGTTCATGTCAAAGAAGGTCAGAAAATTCATACCACAAACTCTGAGAGGTGTTCTGAGAAAAGAGGTTCAGGGGTACTTTCGTGTGTTCCTGCCAATAACCAGCAGCAGAAGACCCTCTCTAACTATGACCAGAGTACTTGCAGGAAGGACTCACGCTGTGAGCAGGGCAAACGTAGCCCAGAgccaaggagaagaaagagccGTTCATGTAGCAGCGTAAACACTGATGAGAGTAAGGGTAAACGAGAGAGGAGCAGACACAGAAGAGATGTGAGTTATCAGGATGAAAAGCgcaggaaagaaaggaggtATTATAGACACTCTAGCAGAAGTTACAGTCCTCGACGAAGCCATAGTCCTCGTCGAAGAAGTGTAAGCCCCAGACGTTCACGTTACAGAAGAACTCGCAGTAGTGAACGTAAACgagacagaagagaaagaagtcataGTCGCAGAAGCGTGAGCAGGAGACGAAGGCACCGGAGGAGATCACTGAGTAAGCAGAGGAGTACTTGGAGTGGGTAG